One segment of Phaeacidiphilus oryzae TH49 DNA contains the following:
- a CDS encoding MsnO8 family LLM class oxidoreductase, translating to MIALSMLDRSRIRTGEDAPAALRATVRLAQRAEALGLHRFWVSEHHGVPGVAGSAPAVLAAAVAAATSRIRVGTGGVMLPNHRPLVVAEQFGVLESLFPGRIDLGVGRSLGFTPAVRAALGVAERGDLRSQLDELMGYFTPEGVRGVRARPSLEVSVPLFVLATGPGAAVETAAELGLPLVLAAARGEEQLYAAADRYHAAAPGGRGRLLLALDVAVADTAAEARALLLPEAWSGAYARSRGDYPALPGVAEALAAPLSGREREDVERSLGAAVFGPEAVVGERLADLVERTRAAELLATTSTPDRDELLASHRRLARLLESL from the coding sequence ATGATCGCGCTCTCCATGCTGGACCGGTCGAGGATCCGCACCGGCGAGGACGCCCCGGCGGCGCTGCGGGCCACGGTCCGGCTGGCGCAGCGGGCGGAGGCGCTGGGGCTGCACCGCTTCTGGGTCTCCGAGCACCATGGGGTGCCGGGGGTGGCCGGCTCGGCGCCGGCCGTCCTCGCGGCGGCGGTCGCCGCGGCCACCTCCCGGATCCGGGTGGGCACCGGCGGGGTGATGCTGCCGAACCACCGGCCGCTGGTGGTCGCCGAGCAGTTCGGGGTGCTGGAGTCGCTCTTCCCCGGCCGGATCGATCTCGGCGTGGGCCGCTCGCTGGGCTTCACCCCGGCCGTCCGGGCGGCCCTCGGCGTCGCGGAGCGGGGCGACCTCCGTAGCCAACTCGACGAGCTGATGGGCTACTTCACCCCGGAGGGGGTGCGCGGGGTGCGGGCCAGACCGTCCCTGGAGGTGTCCGTCCCGCTCTTCGTGCTGGCCACCGGGCCCGGGGCCGCGGTGGAGACGGCGGCCGAGCTGGGGCTGCCGCTGGTGCTGGCCGCGGCCCGCGGGGAGGAGCAGCTCTACGCGGCGGCGGACCGGTACCACGCCGCTGCCCCCGGCGGCCGGGGCCGGCTGCTCCTCGCGCTGGACGTGGCGGTCGCCGACACCGCGGCGGAGGCGCGGGCGTTGCTGCTGCCGGAGGCCTGGTCCGGGGCGTACGCGCGGAGCCGCGGGGACTACCCGGCGCTGCCCGGCGTCGCCGAGGCGCTGGCCGCGCCGCTGAGCGGGCGCGAGCGCGAGGACGTCGAACGGTCGCTGGGGGCCGCGGTGTTCGGGCCGGAGGCGGTGGTCGGCGAGCGGCTTGCCGATCTGGTCGAGCGCACCCGGGCGGCGGAGCTGCTGGCCACCACCAGCACGCCGGACCGGGACGAACTCCTGGCCTCGCACCGCCGGTTGGCGCGCCTGCTGGAGTCCCTGTGA
- a CDS encoding 4-hydroxybenzoate 3-monooxygenase: MAAISAEVVVVGAGPAGLTLANRLRQEGIDCLVLEQASREAVVSTPRAGFLEEWAVRALEACGLASKALSAEAPRHGSVEFRFEGERRVLDYARLTGHHHVVYPQQSLVRDLLERFESDGGEVRFGVRGLRLHGATEGPRPTVAWTEPESGHPEAAHTAECAFVAGCDGARGVSRDALVAAGASLVRHQYGVDWLAMLARTPPTADTVIMGIHPRGFAAHMPRGPEVTRFYLQVPRGTSAEEWTDEHAWIELQARLAVPEPGHRLASGPLLEKRVLELHDYLVRPMSVGRLQLAGDSAHLVAPIGAKGMNLAILDALRLARGYAAVLRGGDEAPLAGYSDRSLQQAWDYLEFSEWLAEVYHGSAAGGFRAGAATARLRRIFASDTAARAFAEMYLGVRTTV; the protein is encoded by the coding sequence ATGGCGGCGATCAGCGCCGAGGTCGTCGTGGTCGGCGCCGGTCCGGCGGGGCTCACCCTGGCCAACCGGCTGCGCCAGGAGGGCATCGACTGCCTGGTGCTCGAACAGGCCTCCCGCGAGGCGGTGGTCAGCACGCCCCGGGCGGGCTTCCTGGAGGAGTGGGCGGTGCGCGCCCTGGAGGCCTGCGGCCTCGCCTCCAAGGCGCTCAGCGCCGAGGCTCCGCGGCACGGCAGCGTGGAGTTCCGGTTCGAGGGCGAGCGGAGGGTCCTGGACTACGCCCGCCTGACGGGCCATCACCACGTGGTCTATCCGCAGCAGTCGCTCGTCCGCGACCTGCTGGAGCGGTTCGAGTCGGACGGCGGCGAGGTCCGGTTCGGCGTGCGGGGGCTGCGCCTCCACGGTGCGACCGAGGGGCCGCGGCCGACCGTCGCCTGGACCGAGCCGGAGAGCGGCCATCCGGAGGCGGCGCACACCGCCGAGTGCGCCTTCGTGGCCGGCTGCGACGGCGCCCGGGGGGTGAGCCGGGACGCGCTGGTCGCCGCGGGCGCCTCGCTCGTCCGGCACCAGTACGGGGTGGACTGGCTGGCGATGCTGGCCAGGACCCCGCCCACCGCGGACACCGTGATCATGGGCATCCACCCGCGCGGCTTCGCGGCGCACATGCCGCGAGGCCCCGAGGTGACCCGCTTCTACCTCCAGGTGCCGCGCGGAACCTCGGCCGAGGAGTGGACGGACGAGCACGCCTGGATCGAGCTCCAGGCCCGGCTGGCCGTGCCGGAGCCGGGCCATCGGCTGGCGAGCGGGCCGCTGCTGGAGAAGCGGGTGCTGGAGCTGCACGACTACCTGGTCCGGCCGATGTCCGTCGGGCGGCTCCAACTCGCGGGCGACTCGGCGCACCTGGTGGCGCCGATCGGCGCCAAGGGGATGAACCTGGCGATCCTCGACGCCCTGCGGCTGGCCCGCGGATACGCGGCCGTGCTGCGCGGCGGCGACGAGGCACCGCTCGCCGGGTACTCCGACCGGTCCCTCCAACAGGCCTGGGACTACCTGGAGTTCTCCGAGTGGCTGGCCGAGGTCTACCACGGCTCCGCAGCCGGCGGCTTCCGCGCCGGCGCGGCGACGGCCCGACTGCGGCGGATCTTCGCCTCGGACACCGCGGCCCGCGCCTTCGCGGAGATGTACCTGGGCGTCCGCACCACGGTGTGA
- a CDS encoding rhodanese-like domain-containing protein, producing the protein MSGVDRLVALARSGVHRPGPAEARRAAEAGALLVDIRPQEQRRREGAIPGALVIERNVLEWRLDPEGSHHLPEARDHDVEVIVFCSEGYASSLAAASLRELGLHRATDLDGGFAAWAAQGLPTAPAG; encoded by the coding sequence ATGAGCGGTGTGGATCGACTGGTGGCCCTGGCCCGCTCCGGGGTGCACCGCCCCGGGCCCGCGGAGGCCCGGCGGGCCGCCGAGGCCGGTGCGCTGCTGGTGGACATCCGTCCGCAGGAGCAGCGGAGGCGGGAGGGCGCGATCCCGGGCGCGCTGGTGATCGAGCGCAACGTCCTGGAGTGGCGGCTGGACCCGGAGGGCTCCCACCACCTGCCGGAGGCCCGGGACCACGACGTCGAGGTGATCGTCTTCTGCTCCGAGGGCTACGCCTCCAGCCTGGCCGCGGCCTCCCTGCGCGAGCTCGGCCTCCACCGGGCCACCGACCTCGACGGCGGCTTCGCCGCCTGGGCGGCCCAGGGGCTGCCGACGGCACCGGCCGGCTGA
- a CDS encoding cysteine dioxygenase translates to MPRSLSVRPLPLARLADFVRGHRVTPQQLAALDPAPGERCWTRLDPAPPAGLAGSDWAVWLIAWAPGSSTGWHDHGPSAGAFAVLSGTLTERYARRAARTGPALDLALPPGGPRSRALRTGQVRPFGPEHVHDVLNTGSANAYSLHAYARDLPLMRRYRLDGGRLLHTATEVSGRDW, encoded by the coding sequence ATGCCCCGCAGCCTTTCCGTCCGCCCGCTCCCTCTCGCCCGGCTGGCGGACTTCGTCCGCGGCCACCGCGTCACCCCCCAGCAGCTTGCCGCCCTGGACCCCGCTCCGGGGGAGCGGTGCTGGACCCGGCTGGACCCCGCCCCGCCCGCCGGGCTCGCCGGCTCCGACTGGGCGGTGTGGCTGATCGCCTGGGCCCCCGGCAGCAGCACCGGCTGGCACGACCACGGCCCCTCGGCGGGTGCCTTCGCCGTCCTCTCCGGAACGCTGACCGAGCGGTACGCCAGGCGGGCGGCGCGGACCGGGCCCGCGCTCGACCTGGCGCTGCCCCCGGGCGGTCCGCGCTCGCGCGCGCTGCGGACCGGCCAGGTCCGGCCGTTCGGCCCCGAGCACGTCCATGACGTCCTCAACACCGGTTCCGCAAACGCCTATTCACTCCACGCCTACGCTCGCGACCTGCCGCTGATGCGCCGCTACCGGCTGGACGGCGGCCGTCTGCTGCACACTGCGACGGAGGTGTCCGGTCGTGACTGGTGA
- a CDS encoding putative leader peptide — protein MATRTRLIRRLHVDLQRVSTAACTAY, from the coding sequence ATGGCCACGCGAACGAGGTTGATCAGGCGGCTCCACGTCGACCTTCAGCGTGTCAGCACCGCTGCGTGTACGGCCTACTGA
- a CDS encoding alpha-amylase family glycosyl hydrolase has translation MLKWLRDAVVYQIYPASFADSDGDGIGDLPGITARLDYLRWLGIDVVWISPCFVSEFGDGGYDVADYLRVAPRYGSNADLEELVAQARERGIRVMLDLVPGHTSHLHPWFRESAETPGDDRYIWSDRLAAPIEKWVPNLGRRGGYYLANFYPIQPALNYGYGRPDPAEPWRQPVDAPGPRANRAALREIMAYWFRLGVAGFRVDMAYSLVKDDPGWVETGRLWREMRNWLDAEWPDRALLSEWGDPARAIPAGLHADFFLHFRGRALRSLWDNGTGSQGSWADGLPCYFDPDGLGSPGDFLAAWEEAQAAMNGEGFAALPTANHDFSRLVCGPRTREMVPPAFAFALTWPTVPVVYYGDEIGMRFIPGLPEKEGSRLGTEQRQGSRTPMQWAEGEPNAGFSTAPGDQIYLPVDGAIDRPTVAGELPDPDSLLNQVRRLIGLRRSEPELTAGAPVEVLNSGYPLVYRRGRLLVAINPRRAPAELDDVLKPGAAAGAEPLLTRGVTLDDEVLRTEGFSYGVFRLRE, from the coding sequence GTGCTGAAGTGGCTGCGGGATGCTGTCGTCTACCAGATCTATCCGGCGTCCTTCGCCGACTCCGACGGGGACGGGATCGGCGATCTGCCGGGGATCACCGCCCGGTTGGACTATCTGCGATGGCTGGGGATCGACGTCGTCTGGATCAGTCCCTGCTTCGTCTCCGAGTTCGGGGACGGCGGCTACGACGTCGCCGACTACCTCCGGGTGGCCCCGCGCTACGGCAGCAACGCCGATCTGGAGGAGCTGGTCGCGCAGGCGCGCGAGCGCGGCATCCGGGTGATGCTGGACCTCGTCCCCGGCCACACCTCGCACCTCCACCCCTGGTTCCGGGAGTCCGCGGAGACCCCAGGGGACGACCGCTACATCTGGTCCGACCGGCTGGCGGCGCCGATCGAGAAGTGGGTGCCCAACCTGGGCAGGCGCGGCGGCTACTATCTGGCCAACTTCTATCCGATCCAGCCCGCGCTCAACTACGGCTACGGGCGCCCCGATCCGGCCGAGCCGTGGCGGCAGCCGGTGGACGCGCCCGGCCCGCGGGCCAACCGGGCCGCGCTGCGCGAGATCATGGCCTACTGGTTCCGGCTCGGCGTCGCCGGTTTCCGGGTCGACATGGCGTACTCGCTGGTCAAGGACGACCCGGGCTGGGTGGAGACCGGCCGGCTCTGGCGGGAGATGCGGAACTGGCTGGACGCCGAGTGGCCGGACCGGGCGCTGCTCTCCGAGTGGGGCGACCCGGCGCGAGCGATCCCGGCCGGTCTGCACGCCGACTTCTTCCTCCACTTCCGGGGCCGGGCGCTGCGCTCGCTCTGGGACAACGGCACGGGCAGCCAAGGGAGTTGGGCCGACGGCCTGCCCTGCTACTTCGATCCGGACGGGCTCGGCTCCCCCGGCGACTTCCTGGCCGCCTGGGAGGAGGCGCAGGCCGCCATGAACGGCGAGGGCTTCGCCGCCCTGCCGACCGCCAACCACGACTTCTCCCGGCTGGTCTGCGGCCCGCGCACCCGCGAGATGGTGCCCCCGGCCTTCGCCTTCGCGCTGACCTGGCCGACCGTCCCGGTCGTCTACTACGGCGACGAGATCGGCATGCGCTTCATCCCCGGCCTCCCGGAGAAGGAGGGCAGCCGGCTCGGCACCGAGCAGCGGCAGGGTTCGCGGACGCCGATGCAGTGGGCGGAGGGCGAGCCCAACGCCGGTTTCTCCACGGCCCCCGGGGACCAGATCTACCTGCCCGTCGACGGCGCCATCGACCGCCCCACGGTGGCCGGCGAGCTGCCCGACCCGGACTCCCTCCTCAACCAGGTACGGCGGCTGATCGGGCTGCGCCGCTCGGAGCCGGAGCTGACCGCGGGCGCCCCGGTCGAGGTGCTCAACTCCGGCTATCCGCTGGTCTACCGACGCGGCCGGCTGCTGGTCGCGATCAACCCGCGCCGGGCCCCCGCCGAGCTCGACGACGTGCTGAAGCCGGGCGCCGCGGCCGGCGCCGAGCCCCTGCTGACCCGGGGGGTGACCCTGGACGACGAGGTGCTGCGGACCGAGGGCTTCTCCTACGGCGTCTTCCGCCTCCGCGAGTGA
- a CDS encoding VC0807 family protein: protein MTTTTAPETTTAPETAAAPETAAAATAAETAETPASATAGAMSPEQRRAEIAATLRPLLVDVALPIGAYYLLHAAVGLATVPSLALAAVPPALSVAFAALRQRRLNGLAALILTVNVAGIAASVITGDPRLMIAKDGLVSSVIGLVLLASVALGRPLMSTVVRAAFVRRFEGAGALWDRLSAGSPAFRRAEAAFSTLWGLCLLAECAARVIGAYTLPVSTMVWLHTVFLAAALLLGFALGHPITNRMAALLKAEARQQSSAG, encoded by the coding sequence ATGACCACCACCACCGCTCCCGAGACCACCACCGCTCCCGAGACCGCTGCCGCTCCCGAGACCGCCGCCGCCGCGACCGCCGCCGAGACCGCCGAGACGCCCGCGAGCGCCACCGCCGGTGCGATGAGCCCGGAGCAGCGCCGCGCCGAGATCGCCGCCACCCTCCGCCCCCTCCTGGTCGACGTGGCGCTGCCGATCGGCGCCTACTACCTGCTGCACGCGGCCGTCGGCCTGGCCACCGTTCCCTCGCTGGCCCTCGCCGCCGTGCCGCCCGCGCTGAGCGTGGCCTTCGCGGCGCTCCGGCAGCGCAGGCTGAACGGTCTCGCCGCGCTGATCCTCACGGTGAACGTGGCCGGGATCGCCGCCTCCGTCATCACCGGCGACCCGCGGCTGATGATCGCCAAGGACGGCCTCGTCAGCAGCGTGATCGGCCTGGTCCTGCTGGCCTCGGTGGCCCTCGGCCGCCCGCTGATGTCGACCGTGGTACGGGCCGCGTTCGTCCGGCGGTTCGAGGGCGCCGGGGCGCTCTGGGACCGGCTCTCCGCCGGCTCGCCGGCCTTCCGCCGCGCCGAGGCCGCCTTCAGCACGCTGTGGGGCCTCTGCCTCCTCGCCGAGTGCGCGGCCCGGGTGATCGGCGCCTACACCCTCCCGGTCTCCACCATGGTCTGGCTGCACACCGTCTTCCTGGCCGCCGCCCTCCTCCTCGGCTTCGCCCTCGGCCACCCGATCACCAACCGGATGGCGGCCCTGCTGAAGGCCGAGGCCCGGCAGCAGTCCTCGGCCGGCTGA
- a CDS encoding pyridoxal phosphate-dependent decarboxylase family protein, translated as MDLRAWLVRAVDAHERWAAAFGPMPAHPSLEVPESRFADAFDELTERLHAPGGNYPFQHPRYAGQMLKPPHPAAIAGAVAAMQINPNNHALDGGPATAALEREAVAQLAAMFGYGDSGDTGDFGGDFLGHLTTSGTIANLEALYVARESHPALGVAYGAEAHYTHGRMCALLGVESHSVPADARGRMDLDALAELLRGGRIGTVVVTAGTTGLGAVDPVDEAVELCARYGARVHVDAAYGGFFTLLAGDLGIPEGPWRALARADSIVVDPHKHGLQPYGCGAVLFRDPAVGRFYLHDSPYTYFTSDELHLGEISLECSRAGAAAAALWLTFRLLPPTREGLGEVLAAGRRAALRWAELIGGSELLTLYQQPELDILGYFPSPPAAGGGGSLDAIDAASAAVLAAGMAPGSADPVFLSTLRVTAAAMAARHPALVPGAGAGGARILRSVLMKPESEGYVERLHSRVEHLARTIRPRTNPTNPTNPNDLPEQPRRVHRAGRPLPHRDREEGPGPARRRPAPP; from the coding sequence ATGGACCTGCGAGCCTGGCTCGTCCGAGCCGTGGACGCCCACGAACGCTGGGCCGCGGCCTTCGGGCCGATGCCCGCGCACCCGTCGCTCGAAGTGCCGGAGAGCCGGTTCGCCGACGCCTTCGACGAGTTGACGGAGCGTCTGCACGCACCGGGCGGCAACTACCCCTTCCAGCACCCCCGTTACGCCGGGCAGATGCTCAAGCCGCCGCATCCGGCGGCGATCGCCGGGGCGGTGGCCGCCATGCAGATCAACCCCAACAACCACGCCCTGGACGGCGGTCCGGCCACCGCCGCGCTTGAGCGGGAGGCGGTCGCGCAGCTGGCCGCCATGTTCGGCTACGGCGACTCCGGCGACACCGGTGACTTCGGAGGCGACTTCCTCGGCCATCTCACCACCTCCGGCACCATCGCCAACCTGGAGGCGCTGTACGTCGCCCGCGAGTCGCACCCCGCCCTCGGCGTCGCCTACGGCGCCGAGGCGCACTACACCCACGGCCGGATGTGCGCCCTCCTCGGCGTCGAGAGCCACTCCGTACCGGCCGACGCCCGGGGCCGGATGGACCTGGACGCGCTGGCGGAGCTGCTCCGCGGCGGCCGGATCGGCACCGTCGTGGTCACCGCCGGGACCACCGGCCTCGGCGCGGTGGACCCGGTCGACGAGGCCGTGGAGCTGTGCGCGCGGTACGGCGCGCGGGTGCATGTGGACGCCGCCTACGGCGGGTTCTTCACCCTCCTCGCCGGGGACCTGGGGATACCCGAGGGGCCCTGGCGGGCTCTCGCCCGCGCGGACTCGATCGTCGTCGACCCGCACAAGCACGGCCTCCAGCCGTACGGCTGCGGGGCGGTGCTCTTCCGGGACCCGGCGGTCGGCCGCTTCTACCTCCACGACTCGCCCTACACCTACTTCACCTCGGACGAGCTGCATCTCGGGGAGATCAGCCTGGAGTGCTCGCGGGCCGGGGCGGCCGCGGCGGCGCTCTGGCTCACCTTCCGGCTGCTGCCGCCCACCCGGGAGGGGCTCGGCGAGGTGCTGGCCGCCGGGCGGCGGGCGGCGCTGCGCTGGGCCGAACTGATCGGCGGGTCTGAGCTGCTGACCCTCTATCAGCAGCCGGAGCTGGACATCCTCGGCTACTTCCCGAGCCCGCCCGCCGCCGGCGGCGGCGGCAGCCTGGACGCGATCGACGCCGCCAGCGCCGCCGTCCTCGCCGCCGGGATGGCGCCGGGCTCCGCCGACCCGGTCTTCCTCTCCACCCTGCGGGTCACCGCGGCGGCGATGGCCGCGCGACACCCGGCCCTCGTACCGGGAGCGGGCGCCGGGGGCGCGCGTATCCTGCGGAGCGTTCTGATGAAGCCGGAATCGGAGGGGTACGTCGAGCGCCTGCATTCACGTGTGGAGCACCTCGCCCGTACAATTCGACCCCGAACGAACCCGACGAACCCGACGAACCCGAACGACCTTCCCGAGCAGCCGAGGAGAGTCCATCGTGCCGGGCGACCGCTCCCTCACCGAGACCGAGAAGAAGGTCCGGGCCCGGCTCGACGGCGCCCCGCTCCACCATGA
- a CDS encoding MarR family winged helix-turn-helix transcriptional regulator, producing the protein MPGDRSLTETEKKVRARLDGAPLHHEQMAVVSNIYRAAAAVRQHMENSVLREADLTWTAFVVLWVLWIWGELESRYVAEEVGISKGTLTGVARTLEGRALVRRSGHPTDRRRVLLALSGGGEELMQRLFPAFNAEEAFVTSELSGEECHDTADALRRIVAFVEAHGGDRRSRLLDGADPRPRRSGRRRARGG; encoded by the coding sequence GTGCCGGGCGACCGCTCCCTCACCGAGACCGAGAAGAAGGTCCGGGCCCGGCTCGACGGCGCCCCGCTCCACCATGAGCAGATGGCCGTGGTCTCCAACATCTACCGGGCCGCGGCCGCCGTCCGCCAGCACATGGAGAACTCGGTTCTGCGCGAGGCCGACCTCACCTGGACCGCGTTCGTGGTGCTGTGGGTGCTGTGGATCTGGGGCGAGCTGGAGAGCCGGTACGTGGCCGAGGAGGTCGGCATCTCCAAGGGGACGCTGACCGGGGTCGCCCGGACGCTGGAGGGGCGCGCCCTGGTCCGCCGCTCCGGGCATCCGACGGATCGGCGGCGGGTGCTGCTCGCCCTCTCTGGCGGCGGCGAGGAGCTGATGCAGCGGCTCTTCCCGGCGTTCAACGCCGAGGAGGCCTTCGTCACCTCCGAGCTGAGCGGCGAGGAGTGCCACGACACGGCGGACGCGCTGCGGCGCATCGTCGCCTTCGTCGAGGCCCACGGCGGGGACCGCAGGTCGCGCCTCCTCGACGGCGCCGACCCGCGCCCGCGGCGATCGGGACGCCGGCGGGCCCGCGGCGGCTAG
- a CDS encoding VOC family protein — translation MTTESASAGPQLTVQSCFIAVDDHDKAIAFYCGALGLEVQNDVGFEGMRWVTVGSPAQPDVSIVLEPPAADPAASPADRQAALELLAKGLLRGVIFATPDCDATFDRIKEAGGDVIQEPTDMPYGVRDCAFRDPAGNLLRFVQRNRD, via the coding sequence ATGACTACTGAGTCCGCCTCGGCCGGCCCTCAGCTCACCGTGCAGAGCTGCTTCATCGCCGTCGACGACCACGACAAGGCGATCGCCTTCTACTGCGGCGCGCTGGGCCTCGAGGTGCAGAACGACGTGGGCTTCGAGGGGATGCGCTGGGTGACCGTCGGCTCGCCCGCGCAGCCGGACGTCTCGATCGTGCTCGAGCCGCCGGCCGCCGACCCGGCCGCCTCCCCGGCCGACCGGCAGGCCGCGCTTGAGCTGCTGGCCAAGGGGCTGCTGCGCGGGGTCATCTTCGCCACCCCGGACTGCGACGCCACCTTCGACCGGATCAAGGAGGCCGGCGGGGACGTCATCCAGGAGCCCACGGACATGCCCTACGGGGTCCGCGACTGCGCCTTCCGCGACCCGGCCGGCAACCTCCTCCGCTTCGTCCAGCGCAACCGGGACTGA
- a CDS encoding helix-turn-helix transcriptional regulator, with amino-acid sequence MELDDLVRLRRARDRMDRDYMEPLALPELAREALMSPGHFSRSFRKAYGETPYGYLMTRRVERAKALLRRGDLSVTEVCFAVGCTSLGSFSSRFTRLVGETPSAYRERDHSASESVPPCVAMVYTRPPARPDPWTPPPR; translated from the coding sequence GTGGAGCTGGATGACCTGGTGCGGCTGCGCCGCGCGCGGGACCGCATGGACCGCGACTACATGGAGCCGCTGGCGCTGCCGGAGCTGGCCCGGGAGGCGCTGATGTCGCCCGGCCACTTCTCCCGCAGCTTCCGCAAGGCGTACGGGGAGACCCCGTACGGCTATCTGATGACCCGTCGGGTCGAGCGGGCGAAGGCGCTGCTGCGGCGCGGGGACCTGAGCGTCACCGAGGTGTGCTTCGCGGTCGGCTGCACCTCGCTGGGCTCGTTCAGCTCGCGGTTCACCCGGCTGGTGGGCGAGACGCCGAGCGCGTACCGCGAGCGCGACCACTCCGCGAGCGAGTCCGTCCCGCCGTGCGTCGCCATGGTCTACACCCGCCCGCCGGCCCGCCCCGACCCGTGGACCCCGCCACCGCGATGA
- a CDS encoding VOC family protein, whose amino-acid sequence MSASSSGLAHVLYPVRDAEKAKAVFTDLLGAEPTIDEPYYIHYQVGSAAVGLVPNGHEQQNMSGPVPYFTVPDVKAAVESLKAAGAETLVEPRDVGGGKLVATVKDSDGNPIGLTS is encoded by the coding sequence ATGTCCGCATCATCCTCCGGCCTGGCGCACGTCCTCTACCCCGTGCGGGACGCCGAGAAGGCCAAGGCCGTCTTCACCGACCTCCTCGGCGCGGAGCCGACCATCGACGAGCCCTACTACATCCACTACCAGGTCGGCTCGGCGGCCGTCGGCCTGGTGCCGAACGGCCACGAGCAGCAGAACATGAGCGGCCCGGTGCCCTACTTCACCGTCCCGGACGTGAAGGCCGCGGTGGAGTCGCTGAAGGCGGCGGGCGCCGAGACGCTGGTGGAGCCGCGGGACGTCGGCGGCGGCAAGCTGGTCGCCACGGTGAAGGATTCGGACGGCAACCCGATCGGCCTCACCTCCTGA
- a CDS encoding SDR family NAD(P)-dependent oxidoreductase — protein sequence MIDQKSQGYLARLFTLDGRTAVVTGGSSGIGRAIAEALARAGARVVVIARREAELAATVEELAAVGASAAWVAADLGSRAGVRGAAERAVEPFGEPDILVNSAGINLRPPMGELGEEVWDATMAVNLEAPYLLGQRFGPGMAERGHGRIIHVSSQQAHRAFVQSGAYGVSKGGLESLARSQAEAWSAHGVTANTLVPGVVLTPLNARIAADPERAAALAARTMVGRNGLAEDFAGAAVFLASDSAAYVTGQSIFVDGGLSVH from the coding sequence ATGATCGATCAGAAATCGCAGGGCTATCTCGCGCGACTCTTCACGCTGGACGGCCGGACCGCCGTGGTGACCGGCGGGAGCTCCGGCATCGGCCGGGCCATCGCGGAGGCTCTCGCCCGGGCCGGCGCGAGGGTGGTGGTCATCGCCCGGCGGGAGGCCGAACTCGCGGCCACCGTCGAGGAGTTGGCGGCCGTCGGCGCCAGTGCGGCCTGGGTGGCCGCGGACCTCGGCAGCCGGGCGGGCGTCCGCGGCGCGGCCGAGCGCGCGGTGGAGCCGTTCGGGGAGCCGGACATCCTGGTCAACAGCGCCGGGATCAACCTCCGCCCGCCGATGGGGGAGCTCGGCGAGGAGGTCTGGGACGCCACCATGGCGGTCAACCTGGAGGCGCCCTACCTGCTGGGCCAGCGCTTCGGCCCCGGCATGGCCGAGCGCGGCCACGGCCGGATCATCCACGTCAGCTCGCAGCAGGCGCACCGGGCCTTCGTGCAGAGCGGCGCCTACGGGGTCTCCAAGGGCGGTCTTGAGTCGCTGGCCCGCTCCCAGGCCGAGGCCTGGTCGGCGCACGGGGTGACGGCGAACACGCTGGTGCCGGGGGTCGTCCTGACGCCGCTGAACGCGCGCATCGCCGCCGACCCGGAACGGGCGGCCGCGCTGGCGGCGCGCACCATGGTCGGCCGGAACGGCCTGGCCGAGGACTTCGCCGGGGCGGCGGTCTTCCTGGCCAGCGACTCCGCGGCGTACGTCACCGGGCAGTCGATCTTCGTCGACGGCGGCCTCTCGGTGCACTGA